One window from the genome of Epinephelus moara isolate mb chromosome 5, YSFRI_EMoa_1.0, whole genome shotgun sequence encodes:
- the papss1 gene encoding bifunctional 3'-phosphoadenosine 5'-phosphosulfate synthase 1: METSGNSHKKQKLGNATENWGMQRATNVTYQAHHVSRNKRGQVVGTRGGFRGCTVWLSGLSGAGKTTVSMALEEYLVCHGIPCYTLDGDNIRQGLNKNLGFSPEDREENIRRIAEVARLFADAGLVCIASFISPYSRDRLNARKIHEAAGLPFFEVFVDAPLDVCEQRDVKGLYKRARAGEIRGFTGIDSEYEKPEAPELVLKTDSCSVNECIQQLVDLLQERDIVPVDASYEVKELYVQENKLDLAKADAETLPAVQIGKVDMQWVQVLAEGWATPLNGFMREREYLQCLHFDCLLDGGVINLSVPVVLPVSTADKERLDGVTAMALVYEGRRVAILRNPEFYEHRKEERCARQWGTTCKDHPYIKMVMESGDWLVGGDLQVLDKIYWNDELDQYRLTPTELKQKFKEMNADAVFAFQLRNPVHNGHALLMQDTHKRLIERGYRRPVLLLHPLGGWTKDDDVPLPWRMKQHAAVLEEGILNPDSTIVAIFPSPMMYAGPTEVQWHCRARMVAGANFYIVGRDPAGMPHPATGKDLYEPTHGAKVLTMAPGLITLEIVPFKVAAYNKVKRAMDFYDPKNHQDYDFISGTRMRKMAREGENPPDGFMAPKAWAVLKEYYKSLEKV; this comes from the exons ATGGAGACGTCTGGCAACTCGCACAAGAAACAGAAGCTAGGTAACGCTACCGAGAACTGg GGAATGCAACGCGCAACTAATGTCACCTATCAAGCCCATCATGTCAGCCGAAACAAGCGTGGGCAGGTTGTGGGCACAAGAGGAGGGTTCAGAGGATGCACCGTTTGGCTGAGTG GTTTGTCCGGTGCAGGGAAGACCACAGTGAGCATGGCTCTGGAGGAGTACCTGGTGTGCCACGGCATCCCCTGCTACACACTGGATGGGGACAACATCCGTCAGGGGCTTAACAAAAACCTCGGCTTCAGCCCAGAGGACCGTGAAGAGAACATTAGACGCATTGCTGAGGTGGCCCGGCTTTTTGCTGATGCTGGTCTGGTCTGCATCGCCAGCTTCATCTCTCCCTACAGCAGG GATCGCCTTAATGCCAGGAAGATCCATGAGGCTGCGGGGCTGCCTTTCTTTGAGGTGTTTGTGGACGCTCCACTGGATGTCTGTGAGCAGAGGGATGTCAAGGGGCTGTACAAGAGAGCCAGAGCGGGAGAGATAAGAG GTTTCACTGGCATTGACTCAGAGTACGAGAAGCCAGAGGCCCCAGAGCTGGTGCTGAAGACCGACTCCTGCAGTGTGAATGAGTGCATACAACAGCTTGTGGACCTGCTGCAGGAGAGG GATATAGTCCCTGTTGATGCATCCTATGAAGTGAAAGAACTGTACGTTCAGGAGAACAAACTGGACCTGGCTAAGGCTgatgcagagactctgcctgcTGTACAGATTGGGAAG GTGGACATGCAGTGGGTGCAGGTGCTGGCTGAAGGCTGGGCCACTCCTCTGAATGGCtttatgagagagagagagtatttGCAGTGTCTTCATTTTGACTGTCTGCTGGATG GCGGCGTCATCAACCTGTCAGTGCCTGTGGTGCTGCCAGTGTCTACTGCAGATAAAGAGCGTTTAGATGGCGTGACAGCTATGGCCTTGGTCTATGAAGGCAGACGAGTAGCCATCCTTCGCAACCCCGAGTTTTATGAACACCGTAAAGAAGAGCGATGTGCTCGCCAGTGGGGCACCACCTGCAAGGACCACCCCTACATCAAG ATGGTGATGGAAAGTGGGGACTGGCTGGTCGGGGGAGACCTGCAGGTTCTGGACAAGATCTACTGGAATGACGAACTGGATCAGTATCGACTGACACCCACTGAGCTCAAACAGAAGTTTAAAGAAATGAATGCAG aTGCTGTGTTTGCCTTCCAGCTCCGCAACCCAGTCCACAACGGCCATGCTCTTCTGATGCAGGACACCCACAAGCGTCTCATCGAGCGAGGCTACCGCCGGCCTGTCCTGCTGCTCCACCCACTGGGAGGTTGGACCAAAGACGACGATGTGCCGCTGCCTTGGCGGATGAAGCAGCACGCAGCTGTGCTGGAGGAGGGCATCCTGAATCCAGACTCCACCATTGTTGCCATCTTTCCTTCACCCATGATGTATGCTGGGCCAACTGAG GTTCAGTGGCATTGCAGAGCTCGAATGGTGGCTGGAGCCAACTTCTACATCGTGGGCCGTGACCCTGCCGGCATGCCCCACCCTGCCACAGGGAAAGACCTGTACGAGCCCACTCATGGCGCCAAAGTCCTCACCATGGCTCCAGGCCTCATCACCTTGGAGATCGTACCTTTTAAGGTCGCTGCTTACAACAAGGTCAAAAGAGCAATGGACTTTTATGACCCCAAAAA CCATCAAGATTACGATTTCATCTCAGGCACACGTATGCGCAAGATGGCTCGCGAGGGAGAGAATCCTCCTGACGGGTTCATGGCGCCAAAGGCTTGGGCCGTGCTGAAGGAATACTATAAATCACTGGAGAAGGTTTAA